One window of Caldisericum exile AZM16c01 genomic DNA carries:
- a CDS encoding FeoA family protein, whose product MRKTLAEVDGNKIVKVVDFVTTGHRSHVPQYIIRLQEMGILKGDVIKVNRNTFVGPVEVNVKGTNLAIGRGIASKIIVEEI is encoded by the coding sequence ATGCGAAAGACACTTGCGGAAGTTGACGGAAATAAAATTGTTAAGGTTGTTGATTTTGTAACTACTGGACACCGATCTCATGTGCCACAGTATATAATTCGCCTCCAAGAAATGGGAATTTTAAAAGGAGATGTAATAAAGGTAAATAGAAATACTTTCGTTGGTCCTGTTGAAGTAAATGTTAAAGGCACAAATTTAGCGATTGGAAGAGGTATCGCTTCAAAAATTATCGTTGAGGAAATATGA